In Mycoplasma suis str. Illinois, a single window of DNA contains:
- a CDS encoding restriction endonuclease subunit S — translation MWKSLYSGGLPEGWKRVKIGEISRILKGTKPANYANLLEGNGKYPFFTCSFETKKSYTYSYDFPALLVSSGGSKFHAKVFFGKFQASTDTFIVKLGTTDFIYLMLEFLNIIYLPQINWVTCATTFLKHLSPQKLKEIEILIPDQKILEKFNNFWKNIHSKIKKLELKMQKYEEIKKKLLDSLFSQEIQVY, via the coding sequence TTATGAAAGTCACTCTATTCGGGGGGGCTACCTGAAGGCTGGAAGAGAGTCAAAATAGGAGAAATTTCAAGAATTCTTAAAGGAACTAAACCAGCAAACTATGCTAATTTGTTAGAAGGGAATGGAAAATATCCATTTTTTACATGTTCTTTTGAGACCAAAAAATCTTATACATATTCATATGATTTTCCAGCCCTTTTGGTTTCTTCTGGGGGAAGCAAATTTCACGCAAAAGTTTTCTTTGGAAAATTTCAAGCCAGCACAGATACTTTCATTGTTAAACTAGGTACCACTGACTTTATATATTTAATGCTTGAATTTTTAAATATCATTTACCTCCCACAAATTAATTGGGTTACCTGCGCAACTACTTTTTTAAAACATTTATCTCCCCAAAAACTTAAAGAAATAGAAATCCTAATTCCAGACCAAAAAATTCTTGAAAAATTCAATAATTTTTGGAAAAATATTCATTCCAAGATTAAAAAGTTGGAATTAAAAATGCAAAAATATGAAGAAATTAAAAAGAAACTTTTGGATTCTCTTTTCTCTCAAGAAATTCAAGTCTATTAG
- a CDS encoding restriction endonuclease subunit S, which translates to MGSNWEWVTLDKLGTFSTGKNFENKYSYFPTIEKIQDRIFFVDGNAIKNFLYIKQTQRYYHKRKIKNLPIIKIFPKNTVCFVNVGSFPGQSSITKDESCISNNIYGFNSLEKISDPKFIKYSFDFAEVKKQINSFSFTTTKRNALPLHKLCFIKFPKPPLEIQQKIGEILSRYDLILDNHERQIELLKNLKVSLFKEWFVKLRFPDYESHSIRGGYLKAGRESK; encoded by the coding sequence ATGGGGTCTAACTGAGAATGAGTTACTTTGGATAAGTTGGGAACATTTAGCACAGGAAAAAATTTCGAAAATAAATATAGTTATTTTCCGACAATAGAAAAAATTCAAGATCGAATTTTTTTCGTAGACGGAAACGCAATTAAAAACTTTTTATACATAAAACAAACTCAAAGATACTACCATAAAAGAAAGATTAAAAACCTACCTATAATAAAAATTTTTCCAAAAAACACAGTTTGCTTTGTTAATGTCGGAAGTTTTCCTGGGCAATCTTCTATCACTAAAGATGAGTCCTGCATCTCCAATAACATTTACGGATTTAATTCTCTAGAAAAAATTTCAGACCCTAAGTTCATTAAATATTCTTTCGATTTTGCAGAAGTAAAAAAACAAATAAATTCATTTTCTTTTACCACCACAAAGAGAAATGCCTTACCTCTTCATAAACTTTGTTTTATTAAATTCCCCAAACCCCCCTTAGAAATTCAACAAAAAATAGGAGAAATTCTTTCTAGATACGATTTAATTCTTGACAATCATGAAAGACAAATTGAATTATTGAAGAATTTAAAAGTATCACTTTTTAAGGAATGATTTGTTAAGTTAAGGTTTCCTGATTATGAAAGTCACTCTATTCGGGGGGGCTACCTGAAGGCTGGAAGAGAGTCAAAATAG
- a CDS encoding coiled-coil domain-containing protein translates to MFLFSKAITLGTLLAGGSGLSAYLIPYKFGNATAQNTLFSLSNSLVGGKNSKEFIENEKEKLKTLDPLLAELNKAVKNSEEFKNLQNDSMKRSFETILETENKLSELYKKNKEIMEKLSKSLEETIKQYENKNKVQANILGANYYKKLFSKLDEFFRSKENALQAVISEINKNENSSNSQETVGSSSNGKGASAEAKRVLSDVEREFLTVNLNIQQKLLKIWISQKDLSNYEIKLKLLLFELGETISFLESLSSDLQIDSKETESEINQVINNLNNLKEQLRKTLKNWEELKDKLSYFRNFEGKIKNSVCKNTQFENLEKCSDQLLKVSK, encoded by the coding sequence ATGTTTCTTTTTTCTAAAGCAATAACTTTAGGGACTCTTTTGGCCGGAGGTTCCGGCCTTTCAGCCTACTTAATTCCTTATAAGTTTGGAAACGCTACAGCTCAAAATACTTTATTTAGCCTTTCAAATTCTTTAGTTGGGGGAAAAAATTCAAAAGAATTTATTGAAAATGAGAAAGAAAAGCTTAAGACATTAGATCCTTTATTAGCGGAGTTAAATAAAGCAGTTAAAAATTCTGAAGAATTTAAAAATCTTCAGAATGATAGTATGAAAAGATCTTTTGAAACAATTCTTGAAACTGAAAATAAATTGTCAGAACTTTACAAGAAAAATAAAGAAATTATGGAGAAATTATCTAAGTCTCTGGAAGAAACAATTAAACAATATGAAAACAAAAATAAAGTTCAAGCAAATATTTTGGGAGCAAACTATTACAAAAAATTGTTTAGTAAATTAGATGAATTTTTCAGATCTAAGGAAAATGCTTTGCAAGCAGTAATTTCAGAAATAAACAAAAATGAAAATTCTTCTAATTCTCAGGAAACTGTTGGATCTTCCAGTAATGGAAAAGGAGCTAGCGCAGAAGCTAAAAGAGTATTAAGTGACGTAGAAAGAGAATTTTTAACTGTTAATTTAAATATTCAGCAAAAGTTATTAAAAATTTGAATCTCTCAGAAAGATTTATCTAATTATGAAATTAAGTTGAAATTACTTCTTTTTGAATTGGGAGAAACTATCAGTTTCTTAGAATCTCTTTCTTCTGATTTGCAAATCGATTCTAAAGAGACAGAGTCTGAAATAAATCAGGTCATAAACAATCTAAATAATTTGAAAGAGCAATTGAGAAAAACTTTAAAAAATTGAGAAGAATTAAAAGATAAGTTATCTTATTTCAGAAACTTTGAGGGAAAAATAAAAAATTCAGTTTGCAAAAATACTCAATTCGAAAATTTAGAAAAATGTTCTGACCAATTACTAAAAGTTTCTAAGTAA
- a CDS encoding coiled-coil domain-containing protein, which produces MFTFSKVISLGVVLAGGSGLSAYLIPYYLSGSKNSVNEALFKSSYSSSSGKWENFSKEEKEILEQLRILFSELTKTLKKSIELRDLINQSMQNFMQSITSTDSLLSSLYQKNKELIENIEKLLGEAKQQSNRKMEIEANLRRNEYLQNLMKKIGESINSLYGNLEPIVKLIEEKDKENQTSSTTSSAGGGTSASTQAKKTLEEVNENFQKVQASLTSLLLEKSKKEGELLKEETSLTFYFVNLRTSIAFLNLSVAGLQEKSLEKQKEINKKIEELNQLREKLKQANQDWEEIKKKIASFQNYGGILKNAICKNSEHKYISDSREETVNCKDFSKNLFQK; this is translated from the coding sequence ATGTTTACTTTCTCTAAAGTAATATCTCTAGGAGTTGTGTTGGCTGGAGGTTCTGGGCTTTCAGCCTACTTAATTCCCTATTATTTGAGTGGCTCAAAAAATTCAGTCAATGAAGCCCTCTTTAAATCTTCATATTCTTCTTCTTCAGGAAAATGGGAAAATTTCTCGAAAGAAGAAAAAGAAATACTAGAGCAATTAAGAATTTTGTTCTCTGAATTAACAAAAACTCTAAAAAAATCTATTGAGTTGCGGGACTTAATTAATCAATCTATGCAAAACTTTATGCAATCTATAACTAGCACTGATTCCTTACTTTCATCCCTTTATCAGAAAAATAAAGAGCTCATAGAAAATATAGAAAAATTGCTTGGAGAAGCTAAACAACAAAGTAATAGAAAAATGGAGATTGAAGCAAATTTAAGAAGAAATGAGTACTTGCAAAATTTGATGAAAAAAATAGGAGAATCCATTAATTCTTTATATGGCAACTTAGAGCCGATTGTGAAATTAATAGAAGAGAAAGATAAAGAAAATCAAACTTCTAGCACAACTTCTTCTGCGGGGGGGGGCACTAGCGCTTCAACGCAAGCAAAGAAAACATTAGAAGAAGTTAATGAAAATTTTCAAAAAGTTCAAGCCTCTCTAACTTCTTTGTTATTGGAAAAAAGTAAAAAGGAAGGAGAATTATTGAAAGAAGAAACTAGTTTAACTTTTTATTTCGTGAATTTACGTACCAGCATAGCTTTTCTAAACTTATCGGTTGCCGGCCTACAAGAAAAATCTTTAGAAAAACAAAAAGAAATTAATAAAAAAATAGAAGAATTGAACCAATTAAGAGAAAAGTTAAAACAAGCAAATCAAGATTGAGAAGAGATTAAAAAGAAAATAGCTTCTTTTCAAAATTATGGAGGAATTTTGAAAAATGCTATTTGCAAAAATTCTGAACATAAATATATAAGTGATTCTCGAGAAGAAACAGTGAATTGCAAAGATTTTTCAAAAAATTTATTTCAAAAATAA
- a CDS encoding BAR domain-containing protein, translating to MKLNFQKQQIFFIDLSTQKEKLTSIVLNKRADLLLYLSSLRADISLLNLLVSSLNLKSKENQEKINEKIEELNKLRKELREINKEWEDIKEKVIFFKNYEGVLRNAICKNSELQLDELIENEEKINCEKSSQ from the coding sequence GTGAAATTGAACTTCCAAAAACAACAAATATTTTTTATTGATTTGTCAACACAAAAAGAAAAATTAACTTCAATTGTTTTGAATAAAAGAGCAGACCTGTTACTTTATCTATCTTCTTTAAGGGCAGATATTTCTTTACTTAATTTGTTAGTATCATCCCTTAACTTGAAATCAAAAGAAAATCAAGAAAAAATAAATGAAAAGATAGAGGAATTAAATAAATTGCGAAAAGAATTGAGAGAAATTAACAAAGAATGAGAGGATATTAAGGAAAAAGTTATTTTTTTCAAAAATTATGAAGGAGTTCTTAGAAATGCTATCTGTAAGAATTCGGAACTTCAATTAGATGAATTAATTGAAAATGAGGAAAAAATAAATTGTGAAAAATCATCCCAATAA